In Desulfomonile tiedjei DSM 6799, a genomic segment contains:
- a CDS encoding peptide-binding protein, which yields MNNLSRFLVLLALMFAMSACGSNNSSPSTGSVKNTVADEGKPAYGDMIVRGSIGDASVLLPVLASDSASFDITGLIYNGLVKYDKDILLTGDLAEKWEISEDKLKIKFFLKKDVLWQDGTPFTAKDVEFTYKLYIDPKTPTAYATDFLKVKEFHVIDDHTIEVTYDKPYAPALGSWGQAIHPRHLLEGKDVTQSPLKRDPVGTGPYRFKEWVTGEKIIVDSYHKYFEGRPYIDRVLTRTIPDLATMFLELKAGRLDQMGLTPLQYKRQTDTQWFKDNFKKYEYLTFSYTYLGYNLRDWKFEDKRVRQALTMAMNRESIVQGVLLGLGQVTNAPYKPDTMWYNHNVKKYPYDPEGAKRLLAEAGWKLENGVMQKDGKPFEFTIITNQGNELRKNTATIIQSDLKKIGIDVKIRVIEWAAFLKNFINKRNFEACLLGWGIGIDPNQIDIWSSKKTGENELNFVSYNNPEVDTLLEQGASVYDPEERKKYYDKFQEIVAEDQPYTFLYVQQALPIISSRFRGIDPAPIGIGYNFIKWYVPKQLQKYTIEP from the coding sequence ATGAACAACTTATCACGGTTTCTTGTACTCCTGGCACTTATGTTTGCCATGTCCGCATGTGGATCGAACAATTCCAGTCCATCGACCGGTTCGGTCAAGAATACGGTCGCGGACGAAGGAAAGCCCGCATACGGTGACATGATAGTCAGGGGCAGCATCGGAGACGCTTCGGTGCTCCTCCCGGTTCTTGCATCGGATTCAGCCAGCTTCGATATAACCGGACTTATTTACAATGGTCTCGTAAAGTACGATAAAGATATCTTACTTACCGGCGATCTTGCCGAAAAATGGGAGATTTCCGAAGACAAGCTCAAGATCAAGTTTTTTCTGAAAAAAGACGTGCTCTGGCAGGATGGAACTCCGTTCACCGCCAAAGATGTGGAGTTCACGTACAAGCTCTATATCGATCCTAAAACGCCCACGGCCTATGCAACGGATTTCTTAAAAGTAAAGGAATTTCATGTCATCGACGATCATACAATCGAAGTGACCTACGATAAGCCGTACGCGCCCGCTCTGGGCTCCTGGGGCCAGGCAATCCATCCGAGACATCTCCTGGAAGGCAAGGACGTAACTCAGAGTCCTTTGAAAAGGGATCCTGTGGGGACCGGTCCGTATCGGTTCAAGGAATGGGTGACCGGCGAAAAAATTATAGTGGATAGTTATCACAAATATTTTGAAGGCCGGCCTTATATCGATCGAGTGCTCACCCGAACTATCCCTGACCTTGCAACCATGTTTCTTGAGTTGAAAGCCGGAAGATTGGATCAAATGGGATTGACTCCACTTCAGTACAAGAGACAGACCGATACCCAATGGTTCAAAGACAATTTCAAGAAATACGAATACTTGACATTCAGTTACACCTATCTCGGGTACAACCTTCGGGACTGGAAATTTGAGGACAAAAGAGTCAGACAGGCGCTGACCATGGCCATGAACAGGGAGAGCATCGTCCAGGGCGTTCTCCTGGGATTGGGTCAAGTGACGAATGCGCCGTATAAACCCGACACTATGTGGTACAACCACAATGTCAAAAAGTATCCGTACGATCCTGAAGGCGCCAAACGGTTGCTTGCAGAGGCAGGCTGGAAACTGGAAAACGGTGTTATGCAGAAAGATGGAAAACCTTTCGAGTTCACGATTATTACCAATCAGGGAAACGAGCTTCGAAAGAATACAGCGACAATCATCCAGAGTGATTTGAAAAAAATCGGCATAGACGTGAAGATCCGCGTTATCGAGTGGGCTGCATTTCTCAAGAATTTTATCAATAAACGCAACTTCGAAGCGTGCCTGCTCGGCTGGGGTATCGGCATCGATCCGAACCAGATCGACATCTGGAGTTCCAAAAAAACCGGCGAGAACGAGCTGAATTTTGTCAGTTACAATAATCCCGAAGTAGATACACTTCTGGAGCAGGGAGCATCGGTGTACGATCCGGAAGAGCGGAAAAAATACTACGACAAATTTCAGGAGATAGTTGCGGAAGACCAGCCCTACACGTTCTTGTATGTTCAGCAGGCGCTTCCCATCATAAGCTCCCGTTTTCGGGGTATAGATCCAGCTCCGATAGGAATCGGATACAATTTCATAAAATGGTATGTGCCGAAACAGTTGCAGAAATATACGATCGAGCCTTGA
- the serS gene encoding serine--tRNA ligase, whose amino-acid sequence MLDIAFIRSNPEIIKEGIRKKRMPMDVDELLSVDEELRKTRAEVESLRADRNRVSKDIPKLMGEERDQAVELVKNVKDRMAQAEPRLKELEERFDRLMLMVPNPPLDMVPEGDSDDDNVEVRRFGEPTQFAFPPKDHLELAEGLGILDMPRAVKISGARMYFLKNEGALLEFALFRFALDLLVSKGFQPMIVPQIVRRDAMIGTGFFPLGEEDTFFIEKDQLYLVGTSEVPLVSYHMDEILNEKELPKHYCGYSSCFRREAGSYGRDTRGFYRLHQFNKVEQIAICVNDPEVSMKEHYLLLGNSEELMRSLGLPHRVALACGAEIGQGQVLKHEIETWMPSRNTYSETHSCSSLHEFQARRLRLRWRGKNGKTHYCHTLNNTAIASPRIFIPILENFQNEDGSVTIPEVLRPYMNGMERIEPKSK is encoded by the coding sequence ATGCTTGATATCGCTTTCATTCGAAGCAATCCGGAGATCATTAAAGAAGGCATTCGCAAGAAAAGAATGCCTATGGATGTTGATGAACTCCTTTCTGTTGACGAGGAATTAAGGAAAACCCGCGCCGAAGTCGAGTCATTACGAGCCGATCGAAATCGGGTATCCAAAGATATTCCCAAGCTCATGGGTGAGGAGCGGGATCAAGCTGTGGAACTGGTAAAAAACGTCAAGGATCGTATGGCTCAAGCCGAGCCTCGGCTGAAGGAGCTTGAAGAGCGATTCGACCGCCTGATGCTCATGGTGCCGAATCCACCTCTCGACATGGTTCCTGAAGGCGATTCGGACGATGACAATGTTGAGGTCCGGCGGTTCGGTGAACCGACACAATTCGCTTTTCCTCCCAAAGATCATCTGGAACTGGCTGAGGGACTCGGAATTCTCGACATGCCCCGTGCCGTGAAAATCTCCGGTGCGCGCATGTACTTCCTGAAGAATGAAGGGGCGCTCCTGGAATTTGCGCTTTTCAGGTTTGCTCTGGATTTGCTCGTGTCCAAAGGTTTTCAGCCGATGATCGTTCCCCAGATCGTGCGACGCGATGCGATGATCGGAACGGGGTTTTTTCCGTTGGGCGAGGAAGACACTTTCTTCATAGAAAAGGATCAGCTTTATCTTGTGGGGACTTCGGAAGTGCCATTGGTCTCCTATCACATGGACGAAATCCTCAATGAAAAAGAGTTGCCGAAGCACTATTGCGGATATTCTTCCTGCTTCAGGCGAGAGGCCGGTTCATACGGGAGAGACACACGCGGCTTTTACCGACTCCATCAATTCAACAAAGTGGAACAAATAGCCATCTGTGTAAACGATCCGGAAGTCTCCATGAAAGAGCATTATTTGCTCCTTGGAAACTCCGAGGAGTTGATGCGGTCGCTCGGTCTGCCGCACAGAGTGGCTCTTGCGTGCGGAGCCGAAATCGGCCAGGGACAAGTCTTGAAACACGAGATCGAGACATGGATGCCGAGCAGGAATACGTATTCCGAGACGCACTCATGCTCGAGCCTGCATGAATTTCAGGCCCGGAGGCTCCGTCTACGCTGGCGTGGCAAGAACGGCAAAACTCATTATTGTCACACGCTCAACAATACGGCAATTGCATCTCCGAGAATATTCATTCCGATCCTTGAGAATTTTCAAAACGAGGACGGCAGTGTTACCATTCCTGAAGTGCTTCGCCCTTATATGAACGGCATGGAACGAATCGAGCCCAAATCCAAATAA
- a CDS encoding formyltransferase family protein, which translates to MALKMGWLSTGRDPAARNLLQTVYEDIAKNNIPASIEWVFCHRETGDAPLSEEYRQRELFFDLAAGFNIPVATLSHLRVAPDLRKRGIAESPSAAEASPALEEWRNLFGQEVMKVIRMLPPVDIVIMAGYMLIIGDPELEGMVLVNVHPALPWGPRGTWQEVIHQLIAENAEEQGIMVHVVTKTLDRGPVISYCRFPIKGAQWDPLWDAWHNEIKPESTREEREAHPLFLKIRAEGEIRELPLLRSAIREIAYGNITIRDKRIRVGGMAQENGVDLTETISKIVFQEK; encoded by the coding sequence ATGGCATTAAAGATGGGGTGGCTTTCAACCGGCCGTGATCCTGCTGCACGGAATCTTCTCCAAACGGTTTACGAAGATATAGCGAAGAACAATATTCCGGCATCTATTGAATGGGTTTTTTGCCACCGCGAGACCGGTGATGCGCCTCTCAGTGAAGAGTATCGCCAGCGAGAGCTCTTCTTCGATCTCGCTGCAGGTTTCAATATACCTGTCGCGACTCTATCGCATCTTCGAGTTGCTCCGGACCTTCGGAAACGAGGTATTGCAGAGAGTCCTTCCGCAGCAGAAGCTTCCCCTGCTCTAGAAGAATGGCGCAACCTGTTCGGTCAGGAAGTCATGAAGGTCATCCGGATGCTCCCCCCGGTAGATATCGTGATAATGGCCGGGTACATGCTCATTATTGGCGACCCCGAGTTGGAAGGCATGGTGCTCGTGAATGTCCACCCGGCGCTTCCCTGGGGACCTCGCGGAACATGGCAGGAGGTCATCCATCAGCTCATTGCAGAAAATGCGGAAGAGCAGGGCATCATGGTTCATGTGGTCACCAAAACCCTGGACCGCGGACCGGTCATCTCGTACTGCAGATTTCCGATAAAGGGAGCCCAATGGGATCCTCTTTGGGATGCGTGGCACAATGAGATTAAACCTGAATCTACTCGTGAAGAGCGTGAAGCTCATCCATTGTTCCTGAAAATACGGGCCGAAGGAGAGATTCGGGAACTCCCGCTGCTGCGATCCGCTATCCGGGAAATCGCGTATGGAAATATTACTATCCGCGATAAGCGAATCCGGGTGGGGGGAATGGCTCAGGAAAACGGTGTGGATCTGACGGAAACCATAAGCAAGATCGTTTTTCAGGAAAAGTGA